The Candidatus Cloacimonadota bacterium genomic sequence TGAAAAAAATCCCGACTCGAACCCAAAAGACGGCGTCCGAGTCGAGATTTTACTCAAACCAACAAATAGTGATTCTGTGGAGCTCTTTTTACAATTCCTTTGATCTCCATATTCAACAACATAGACGAGAGTTGCGAAACTGTAAAACTTGAACTTTCAACCATCGAATCAAGGGTTATATTCCTCCCGTTTTTTTGGATAATATCATAAATTTTTCCCTCATCATCTGTCATTTTATAAGAAGATTTGGGAATTGTATTATTTTTACTCCCCCTTACTTGTACACTGAAAAGTGTTAACTGCTCATACTCTTCTAAAATATCTTTCGCACAAGTTACAAGTTTTGCTCCGAGTTTTATAAGATAATTCGGACCTTCACTTTGAGGAGAATCCACATTCCCGGGAAGTGCAAAAATATCGCGATCTTGCTGCAAGCCATCTTTTGAAGTTATCAGGGCTCCACTTTTTTTTGAACCTTCCACCACAAGAACTCCCCTGCTCATTCCACTGATTATTCTGTTCCTTGTCGGAAAATTCCAAGGTTCGATCTTGCTTTCCAAAGGAAATTCAGAAATTAGTGCACCCGAACGAATGATATTTTCGGCTAATTTTCGATTCGTCGGCGGGTAAACCACATCAAGACCGGTGCCACAAACTGCTATTGTTCTTCCACCAGCCTTCAAAGCAGAAGTGTGGGCAACGCTATCAATTCCATAAGCCAAACCGCTAACAATGCTAAATCCGCTCTTTGCTAACTCAAACCCAATTTTGTTTGTCTGTATTTTACCATAATTCGTGGCTTTTCTGGTTCCCACAATTGCAAAGGAAAAACTGTCTTCAGGCAAAATTTCTCCCTTAATATATAGTAGTATTGGGGGGGTATAAATGAATTTGAGCAAATCGGGATATTCTTCATCCTGAATAGAGATCAGGCGGACATTATATTTATCCAGTAATTTCAATTGAGTAGAAACGAATTCATTTTCCCGGACTGAAAGAATATTTTTAATATTCTTTGGGGTAAGATAATTTAATGAAGATAGTGATTTATTATCAGCTTTGAAAATATTTAGAGGATTTCCGTATTGTCTAAGTAACTTTTTCAGTTTCCCAGGTCCCACCCCGTTAATCGAAACTAATTTTAGCCAATTTTTGTATTCATTAATTTTCATAATTAAAAATTTATTTTAAAACTAAAATAATTTTCCTTGCTTCTGTTTGTTTATCAACTCAAAAATTTTATATTTCAGCGACTGCAAATTTTTCCCTGTAACTGCTGAGACCGGCAAAATTTCCGCATTCACTTCCGAGAATTCCTTCGTAATTTCTTCCAACCACTCATCCAAATCTTCTTTTGGGATTAGGTCAATTTTATTTAGGATAACCAGAAAGGTTTTTCTGCCAAGGTCTGTTTTATAAGAGTGTAATTCATCCTTTAAAGTTTTGAATCTATCAAGCAAATCCGGTTGGGTAATATCCAGAACAAAAATCAAAACCTTATTTCTCTCAATATGTTTCAAGAATTGGATTCCTAAACCTTTTCCAAGATGCGCTCCTTCGATTATTCCGGGAATATCCGCCATAACAAATGTATGCAAGTCATCTACTTTTACAACTCCAATACACGGTTGGAGGGTTGTGAATTCATAATTTGCCACTTTTGGATGAGCAGCGGAGATATGACTTATCAAAGTGGATTTACCTGCATTTGGAAATCCAACAAGACCGGCATCAGCCATCAATTTTAGGGTTACTTCTATAAATTTTGTTTCTCCCGGCTTTCCATCTTCGTGCCTTCTCGGGGTTTGATTTGTGGAACTTACAAAAACAGCATTTCCTCTTCCCCCGGTACCACCCTTTGCGAGCACTATTTTATGGTCTTTTTCAGAAATATCCGCAAGTTTTTGAATCCTATTTCCGTCTTCATCAATCTCATAGATTTCTGTTCCGAGTGGAAATTCTAAAATTATATCTTTTCCCTTTTTCCCATATTTGTTTGACCCTTGACCATTTTTACCACTATCCGCCTTGAAATGTTTTATGTATTTATAATTTAGTAAAGTATTCATATTACTTTTACAAATCGCGATGACATTTCCACCATCTCCACCACAGCCACCATCTGGACCACCAAATGGAACGTATTTCTCTCTCCGGAAACTCAGACAGCCATCGCCACCTTTTCCGCTTTTTATTTGCATTTTCGCATAATCTATGAACATACATTAATCTCTTTCCAAATAATTTTTGTAAAATTCCCAAAATCGGAAAATGTCGTCAATCTTTTCAATAACTGAGGATACATTCTTCGCATTTTTTTTGTGAATAGAATTTCTAAAACACATTGACGCATTTATCAGTATTATGCAAAAAAGAATCCGATGAGGGAAGATGAAAGATAAAT encodes the following:
- the dprA gene encoding DNA-processing protein DprA, with product MKINEYKNWLKLVSINGVGPGKLKKLLRQYGNPLNIFKADNKSLSSLNYLTPKNIKNILSVRENEFVSTQLKLLDKYNVRLISIQDEEYPDLLKFIYTPPILLYIKGEILPEDSFSFAIVGTRKATNYGKIQTNKIGFELAKSGFSIVSGLAYGIDSVAHTSALKAGGRTIAVCGTGLDVVYPPTNRKLAENIIRSGALISEFPLESKIEPWNFPTRNRIISGMSRGVLVVEGSKKSGALITSKDGLQQDRDIFALPGNVDSPQSEGPNYLIKLGAKLVTCAKDILEEYEQLTLFSVQVRGSKNNTIPKSSYKMTDDEGKIYDIIQKNGRNITLDSMVESSSFTVSQLSSMLLNMEIKGIVKRAPQNHYLLV
- the obgE gene encoding GTPase ObgE; amino-acid sequence: MFIDYAKMQIKSGKGGDGCLSFRREKYVPFGGPDGGCGGDGGNVIAICKSNMNTLLNYKYIKHFKADSGKNGQGSNKYGKKGKDIILEFPLGTEIYEIDEDGNRIQKLADISEKDHKIVLAKGGTGGRGNAVFVSSTNQTPRRHEDGKPGETKFIEVTLKLMADAGLVGFPNAGKSTLISHISAAHPKVANYEFTTLQPCIGVVKVDDLHTFVMADIPGIIEGAHLGKGLGIQFLKHIERNKVLIFVLDITQPDLLDRFKTLKDELHSYKTDLGRKTFLVILNKIDLIPKEDLDEWLEEITKEFSEVNAEILPVSAVTGKNLQSLKYKIFELINKQKQGKLF